The genomic interval GTGTCTTCTCGTTCTTTGAGTGTCTCTCTAGCTAAGGCCAGGTAATCGCTTTCCGTCAAGAAGAACTGTACCCGGATGGAGTCAATCTGAGAAACCGTATTCAGAATTACGGGGTTTGGCGACTTCCCAACATATTCACCGACCTCGGCCTCGGACTTTCCAATGACTCCAGAGATAGGAGCTTTGATGGAGCAATAGCCTAAGTTAATTTTGGCCAAATTCAGTGAGGCTTCTGCTGCGCGAACGCTCTCATCCGCTGCATCCTTGTTGGCTTTGGCATTGTCGTAGTCACTCTGACTGACCGCATTGATTTTAATTAGCGGTTCATACCGTTCTAGCTCGCTTTGTGCGTTGACTGCGTGAACTCGAGCCTCGGCCAGCTGACTCTCTGCGGCATTGACATCTTCACGGAAAGGTTGATCATCGATGGTGTAAAGCAGCTGACCCTTGGTCACGCGACGTCCTTCCCGAAAGTGAATCTTTTCTAGGTATCCATCGACCCGTGCTCGAATAGGGATATCTGATTTACCGAGTACCTCACCCACGAATTCCTTTTCCACAGGAACATCTTGAGTGGTGATGGCCACGGCTGAAATAGCAAAAGGAGGTGGGGTGGCGGCTGGGCCTTTCTTCCCGCAAGCCGCGAGTATGAAGGGCGCAGTGAGTAGAAGGGCTTTGAGCGATTGTCGCATGGATGTAAATTTTATCCGTTGCTCCGAATTTAGCTCAATTTTAGGACTATTCCTTCTTTGCCGCGGCCCCAATCGGGATTTCAAAGGTAATTTGCCAATACTGCATGCGAGACTCTAAATCACTGTTGGGATCTGGGTATTCCAAAAGACCGTAGCAGTACTTGGCACTAATCCACAGACCAGCCGTGTTGGTACGGAAACGATAGGCTAGACCACCGACCACGCGCGCGTCTATTCGCGAGTATTCATCTGTAATGTCCACATTCAACTGCGCCCCATCTTCGATATCCGCAGTGAACATGTCCACTGCCGAGGTCATTAAAGCGGGCTCAAAACCGGCCTGCAGCAACCAGTGCGGTGTAACAGCATAGCGTGCGATGAGGGGCACAGAGATGAAATTGATCCGGCGCTCAACCCGAAATCGGTCCGTGAGGTCGTCAAATTCGGGATCGCCGATGGAGTAGGGGTCCAGGTTCTCTACGCCTACGGAGGACACCACTTGTACGGAAGGGTGGATCCACCAATGCTCACTCAAGCGAATGTTAAAGGACGGACCAATAAAAAAGCTGGACGCCCAATCACCGGGGTTGTATCCATCGAGATAGCTGATGGTCGGCCCCAGTTCTAGGCCGAACTCTACATTTGGAGAGTTCAACTTATCACCAAAAACCAAGGCAATGAGTACCTGAGATTGTGAAGAGAAGCCAAAGCCCAAAAGAAGGGTTAGTAGGGCCAGCTTTTTCTTTAACATATATTTAGGCATTAGATTTGATTGAATGCTTCCGCACATTTATAACTTCACCTCATGAACGCACCGAACCCGGGGCTCGCCCCTTTCTCTTGCACCTATTCTCCTCAAGTGCCGGAGCTTCTGTCCAAACTGGGCATTTCCCTTGCCATAACAACTTACCAAGCAGGGAAGATTGTTTTTCTGTCCCCGAAAGATGAGGAATTTTTGGTTCAACTCCCGCGAACGCTGGAAAAGCCAATGGGTATAGCGCTCAAAGATAACGGAAGAAGAATGGCCATTGCCTGCCTCCGCGACGTGATCACTTTTACCGACAGTCCGGAATTGGCTCAGTCCTACCCAAAGGCGCCGAAGAGGTATGATGCCCTCTATATGCCCCGTACTTCATACCACGTGGGCGGACTCGACCTGCATGATCTGGAATGGAGCGATCAAGGCCTTTTTGCGGTCAACACTCTATTCAGCTCCTTGATTCAAATTGACGGGGAGTACAACTACAGCACATATTGGAAACCACCATTTATCTCCGAATTGGCCAGTGAGGATCGCTGCCACCTGAACGGAATGGCGATGGAAAATGGGCTTCCCAAGTATGCCAGTATGTTCAATCAGGGAAACACGCCGCAATCGTGGCGCCCCGAAGTAACCACGGCTGGAACCATCATGGATGTCACCACGGATGAAATCCTAGTAGAAGGCCTACCCATGCCTCATTCTCCGCGCATGGTGAACGGGGAGTTGTACGTCCTATTGAGCGCGACCGGGGGCTTGGCGAGGATTGATCGTGCCGCAGGCACATTTGAAGAAATCGTTAACCTTAAAGGTTTTGTGCGCGGGATGGCTATCCATGGGGAGTTTGCTTTCGTAGGTCTTAGTAAGCTGCGGCAGAACAGCTCCACGTTTAAGCATCTGCAAATCGCCCAAGAAAGCAATCAAAGCGGTATTAAAATTGTCCATTTGCCAACGGCGGCGGTGGTTGGAGAAATCCTGTACCAAACCTCGGTGGATGAGATATACGATGTTCAGGTGATTCCCGGACGTCGCCGACCGAACTTGTTGAACACCTTAAAAGACGATCACTACCTCGGATTAATGACCCCCGAGGCCACATATTGGGGCCGAAATACACAAGCGGCACAGTAATTGAAGAAGACAGACCAAAATCACTAACAACATGAAGCAAAACCTCTACGCTAGAAAGAAACGCCAATTTAACCGGCTCTCTGAGCAGGTGGAGTGCCTACGGCACGATGGCCAATGGGAGACCCTAGACACTTCGGTGCAAAAGCGGATCACCCAGAAACTCAAGAACCTTTACCGTGAGATCTACGGATATTTTTCACGGTCCGAATGGAAACGCGCTGTCGCTGCCGTCGGATTCCTGCTTTTAGGAACCGCTGGAGTTCAAGCTCAGCAATTCCAAGCCCCGGTTCAAAATCCCTTTGGCCTTGCCTTGCCGACAGGCGATTATTGGAATATGCCAACCCTAACCGACATTGATGGGGATGGTGACCTTGACGTATTCGGGTCGGATTATTATGGTAATCCTATATTCTATCAGAACACTGGATCTGCCTCCAGCCCAGCCTTTGCTGCCGGTCAGCTTAATCCATTTGGATTAAGTGGACAGTACACCTTCTGGCGTGCTACCGGAGACTTAGACAATGATGGAGATCTCGATATCATGGGGGCCGTTCAGGGCTATGGATATTCGACCCAGTTCCTGTACTACGAGAACACAGGTACTTCCACAAATCCGTCTTTTGGTGCAAGCCAATTGGATCCATTTGGATTAGCCAATGTTCCAACGCCAGGGTTCCTAGCCATGGATATGGTGGATATGGATAACGATGGAGACCTTGACTTGATGGGTGTAGATGCCTACAATGGCGGGTTCTACTACATCCCCAATGGTGGTTCCGCATCTACTCCAAGTTTTAACCAAAGTCAAGCCAACCCATTTGGATTGTCTAACGCAGGGCAATTGAGTTTAGCCACGATTGGCGACTTGGACTTGGATGGTGACCTCGACATTTTAGTAGGTCAGTACTACGGAGGGTTTGCGTTCTACGAGAACACGGGATCAGTGAGTGCACCAGCTTTTGCCGCTCCCCAATTGAATCCGTTTGGCTTGTCCGATATCGGGGATTATAACTTCTCTGCACTCGGCGACTTGGACGACGATGGAGACTTAGACCTCCTTACGAGCTCCTATCCCTATAATGCTCCAGCCGGGGCGTGGTATTATTTCGAAAACGACGACCCATCAATCGGAATAACGGAGCGTGAAATTGAAGCAGCCGTGTATCCGAATCCAACTCGTGATGTATTGAACATCGAACTGGGGGAATGGACTACAGGATCTGCAGTAGTTATGGACTTAACGGGTAACGTTATTCTCTCCTCTGATTTTACGGAGAGCGATCGCATCACCTTTGATTTAAGTCGCTACTCGGCTGGATTGTATTTGCTTCGCATTGAGACCGAAGCAGGCAATAAGACCCTAAAAGTCACCAAGCAGTAAACATGGATGGTTCGGCAAGTTTGTTTACATTTGCCGACCACTCGGGGCTATAGCTCAGCTGGCTAGAGCACTTGCCTGGCAGGCAAGGGGTCAGGGGTTCGAATCCCCTTAGCTCCACACCCAAAATGAAACCCGTTTACCGATTAGGTAAGCGGGTTTTTTCTTTCCCGCGAGTCAAGCTTGCTTGAATGAGCGGGAAAAATAAAGTCGCGTTGGGGCAAAGCCCCGAATGGGTTTCATTTTGGGATGTCGCGCCCCCTTGATCTCCCGAGGAACGAAGTGACAACGGGAAATCCCCCATTCTACAAGCCCTCACGAAGCGACATATGTTCAGGTATCCGCAACATAGGTGTTAACCAGTGCCTTCCAGTCTATCCTATTCTTGTACTGTCCTTAGGTTTCATCTAAAAACATACCTCATGAGCACCAATCGTTTCGCCCGAAAAAAAAGACAATTCAAAAGACTTTCAGAACAAATTCAGTGCCTGCGGCACGATGGGCGCTGGGACCACATGGACTCTTCGGTGCAGAATAAGATCGCTAACAAGCTCAAAAACCTCTTTCGGGAGATCTATGCCTTCTTCACGCGTTCCGAACTAAAGCGTGCTGTTCTTGCGGCCGGTTTCATATTCGCATGGAGTAGTGCAGCCGTTGGCCAGCAATTTGCCGCACCACAGCAAAATCCGTTTGGGCTTTCAACGGCGTACGGGCCTGTTATTAATCTGACGCTCATGGACATCGATCAAGATGGAGACCTTGATCTATTTGGGTCCGGATACTATGGGAATCCATTACTCTACGTGAATAATGGGACGCCGAATAATCCAAGTTTTGGACCAGGTC from Cryomorphaceae bacterium carries:
- a CDS encoding efflux RND transporter periplasmic adaptor subunit: MRQSLKALLLTAPFILAACGKKGPAATPPPFAISAVAITTQDVPVEKEFVGEVLGKSDIPIRARVDGYLEKIHFREGRRVTKGQLLYTIDDQPFREDVNAAESQLAEARVHAVNAQSELERYEPLIKINAVSQSDYDNAKANKDAADESVRAAEASLNLAKINLGYCSIKAPISGVIGKSEAEVGEYVGKSPNPVILNTVSQIDSIRVQFFLTESDYLALARETLKEREDTHEEPDPPHESNLRLILSDGSVFEGKGRTDFINRNVDVGTGAILVQTSFENTGGLIRPGQFAKVRANMDVVQGAVLVPQRCVMETQGRNAVYVINSDSTVTRTAVTLGPKYRDYYVISHGLDAGVKIAYDGLQRLRDGQKVQYTVKEFQSQFADNE
- a CDS encoding PorT family protein, which translates into the protein MLKKKLALLTLLLGFGFSSQSQVLIALVFGDKLNSPNVEFGLELGPTISYLDGYNPGDWASSFFIGPSFNIRLSEHWWIHPSVQVVSSVGVENLDPYSIGDPEFDDLTDRFRVERRINFISVPLIARYAVTPHWLLQAGFEPALMTSAVDMFTADIEDGAQLNVDITDEYSRIDARVVGGLAYRFRTNTAGLWISAKYCYGLLEYPDPNSDLESRMQYWQITFEIPIGAAAKKE
- a CDS encoding TIGR03032 family protein, which produces MNAPNPGLAPFSCTYSPQVPELLSKLGISLAITTYQAGKIVFLSPKDEEFLVQLPRTLEKPMGIALKDNGRRMAIACLRDVITFTDSPELAQSYPKAPKRYDALYMPRTSYHVGGLDLHDLEWSDQGLFAVNTLFSSLIQIDGEYNYSTYWKPPFISELASEDRCHLNGMAMENGLPKYASMFNQGNTPQSWRPEVTTAGTIMDVTTDEILVEGLPMPHSPRMVNGELYVLLSATGGLARIDRAAGTFEEIVNLKGFVRGMAIHGEFAFVGLSKLRQNSSTFKHLQIAQESNQSGIKIVHLPTAAVVGEILYQTSVDEIYDVQVIPGRRRPNLLNTLKDDHYLGLMTPEATYWGRNTQAAQ
- a CDS encoding T9SS type A sorting domain-containing protein codes for the protein MKQNLYARKKRQFNRLSEQVECLRHDGQWETLDTSVQKRITQKLKNLYREIYGYFSRSEWKRAVAAVGFLLLGTAGVQAQQFQAPVQNPFGLALPTGDYWNMPTLTDIDGDGDLDVFGSDYYGNPIFYQNTGSASSPAFAAGQLNPFGLSGQYTFWRATGDLDNDGDLDIMGAVQGYGYSTQFLYYENTGTSTNPSFGASQLDPFGLANVPTPGFLAMDMVDMDNDGDLDLMGVDAYNGGFYYIPNGGSASTPSFNQSQANPFGLSNAGQLSLATIGDLDLDGDLDILVGQYYGGFAFYENTGSVSAPAFAAPQLNPFGLSDIGDYNFSALGDLDDDGDLDLLTSSYPYNAPAGAWYYFENDDPSIGITEREIEAAVYPNPTRDVLNIELGEWTTGSAVVMDLTGNVILSSDFTESDRITFDLSRYSAGLYLLRIETEAGNKTLKVTKQ